The following are from one region of the Coffea eugenioides isolate CCC68of chromosome 2, Ceug_1.0, whole genome shotgun sequence genome:
- the LOC113760665 gene encoding mediator of RNA polymerase II transcription subunit 16 isoform X3, giving the protein MEWSPTSCPRALLIANFHGRITIWTQPSQGPACIVRDASSWHLEYEWRQDIAVATKWLSGVSPYRWLSSRSANSAKSTFEEKFLSQQPEAPAGWPNFLCVCSVFSSGSVQLHWSQWPPTQSGTPSKWFCTSKGLLGAGPSGIMAADAIITDSGAMHVAGVPIVNPSTVVVWEVTAGPWNGFQASPKASVGNGVPPSVNPPSWDGFAPLAAYLFSWQEYLLLEAKQGRKYTEQDYNEMVTLHCSPVSNFSAYVSPEAAGQSASATTTWGSGVTAVAFDPTRGGSVIAVVIVEGQYMSPYDPDEGPSVTGWRVQRWEATVENVVLHPIFGNPSSTFGGEAPKQTVWVNKGMKCTPATNDFRSPQTAAAVPSPDGRNSSDPGVEVTKTVGFDHFDLPSDVRTLARIVYSSHGGEIAVAFLRGGVNVFSGASFTHVDKYQIDVGAAIAAPAFSSTSCCSASVWHDTSKDCTMLKIIRVLPPATSSSQLKANSVTWERAIAERFWWSLLVGVDWWDAIGCTQSAAEDGIVSLNSVIAVLDADFHSLPSTHHRQQYGPSLDRIKCRLLEGTNAQEVRAMVLDMQARLLLDMLGKGIESALVNPSALLSEPWHASGEALSVLDPEAMAVEPALVPIIQAYVDAVLDLASHFITRLRRYASFCRTLASHAVTAGTGGSRNMVTSPTQSSASPTATQGAQGGTASSTGSTQMQAWVQGAIAKISSTADTVPNSAPNPISGPSSFMPISINTGTFPGTPAVRLIGDCHFLHRLCQLLLFCFLFWRTQVPRLYGSSQRNADSAAQKPQPNNSGRVEESNSVPAKPGSAMIRGEEAQGPRAGQLAAAAKGPEEVPSSRSRLGSGNAGQGYTFEEVRVLFRILMDLCRRTAGLAHPLPVSQVGSSNIQVRLHYIDGNYTVLPEVVEASLGPHMQFMPRPRGADAAGLLLRELELHPPAEEWHRKNMFGGPWSDPEDIGPVNDSVRLSPSADLHDGTSSENCDVYYGAHGLWPRKRRMSERDAAFGLNTSVGLGAYLGIMGSRRDVVTAVWKTGLEGVWYKCIRCLRQTSAFDLPRATSTGNQNERAVWWISRWAHGCPMCGGTWVRVV; this is encoded by the exons ATGGAATGGTCTCCTACATCCTGCCCTCGAGCGTTGCTCATAGCGAATTTTCATGGGAGGATAACCATCTGGACCCAACCTTCTCAA GGTCCAGCCTGTATAGTAAGAGATGCTAGCAGCTGGCATCTGGAATATGAGTGGCGTCAGGATATAGCAGTAGCTACAAAATGGTTGTCAGGTGTTTCTCCG TATAGGTGGCTATCATCGAGATCTGCTAATTCAGCAAAGTCAACTTTTGAGGAAAAATTTCTTTCCCAGCAGCCAGAAGCTCCAG CTGGTTGGCCAAATTTCCTGTGTGTGTGCTCTGTCTTCTCATCTGGATCTGTTCAGCTCCATTGGAGTCAGTGGCCGCCCACTCAAAGTGGTACACCATCAAAGTGGTTTTGCACAAGCAAAGGGCTCTTGGGAGCTGGGCCGAGTGGCATTATGGCAGCTGATGCTATTATAACAGATTCTGGAGCCATGCATGTGGCAGGTGTTCCCATTGTTAACCCATCAACTGTTGTTGTTTGGGAGGTGACTGCTGGCCCTTGGAATGGATTTCAAGCTTCTCCAAAGGCTAGTGTAGGTAATGGTGTTCCACCATCAGTGAATCCTCCTTCATGGGATGGTTTTGCCCCCTTGGCTGCATACCTGTTCAGTTGGCAGGAGTATTTACTGCTAGAAGCTAAGCAAGGGAGAAAATACACTGAGCAAGACTATAATGAGATGGTGACACTTCATTGTTCACCAGTTTCAAACTTTTCTGCATATGTCAGTCCTGAAGCTGCAGGGCAATCTGCTTCTGCTACCACCACATGGGGTTCTGGTGTCACTGCTGTCGCATTTGATCCAACTCGTGGTGGTTCTGTAATAGCTGTCGTGATAGTTGAAG GGCAATACATGTCCCCATATGATCCAGATGAGGGTCCCTCGGTCACAGGATGGAGAGTTCAACGTTGGGAGGCGACCGTTGAGAATGTTGTCCTCCATCCTATATTTGGAAATCCTTCTTCTACTTTTGGTGGTGAGGCACCAAAGCAGACAGTTTGGGTGAACAAAGGAATGAAGTGTACTCCAGCAACAAATGATTTCAGAAGTCCTCAAACAGCTGCTGCTGTGCCTTCTCCTGATGGAAGAAATTCATCTGACCCTGGTGTTGAGGTGACAAAAACAGTGGGTTTTGACCACTTTGATTTGCCAAGTGATGTTAGAACACTTGCTCGTATTGTTTATTCCTCTCATGGTGGTGAGATTGCGGTAGCTTTTCTACGAGGTGGCGTGAATGTCTTCTCAGGTGCAAGCTTTACACATGTTGATAAGTACCAGATTGATGTTGGTGCTGCAATTGCTGCTCCTGCCTTCTCTTCTACTAGTTGTTGTTCAGCTTCTGTCTGGCATGATACAAGCAAGGATTGCACCATGTTGAAAATCATTCGTGTTCTTCCTCCTGCTACTTCAAGTAGTCAACTTAAAGCTAACTCTGTGACCTGGGAACGAGCAATTGCTGAGAG ATTTTGGTGGAGTCTTTTAGTGGGGGTTGACTGGTGGGATGCTATAGGCTGCACTCAAAGTGCAGCTGAGGATGGAATTG TGTCATTGAACAGTGTTATTGCTGTGTTGGATGCTGATTTCCACTCTCTTCCTTCCACTCACCACCGACAGCAATATGGACCT AGTCTAGACAGGATCAAATGTAGGCTTCTAGAAGGTACAAATGCACAAGAAGTCAGGGCAATGGTACTTGACATGCAAGCAAGGTTGTTGCTAGATATGCTTGGCAAAGGTATTGAATCGGCTTTAGTAAATCCTTCAGCTTTGCTATCTGAACCATGGCATGCATCTGGTGAGGCATTATCTGTTTTAGATCCTGAGGCAATGGCTGTTGAACCAGCACTCGTCCCAATCATCCAG GCTTATGTGGATGCAGTACTTGATCTTGCATCCCACTTCATCACGCGGTTGCGGCGTTATGCTAGTTTCTGCCGTACATTGGCAAGTCATGCTGTTACTGCTGGCACTGGAGGGAGCCGGAATATGGTAACTAGTCCCACCCAAAGTTCTGCTTCTCCTACTGCGACTCAGG GAGCTCAGGGTGGCACTGCTAGTTCCACCGGAAGTACCCAGATGCAAGCTTGGGTTCAAGGAGCCATTGCAAAGATTAGTAGTACTGCTGATACAGTACCAAATTCAGCCCCAAATCCCATAAGTGGCCCTTCAAGTTTTATGCCTATAAGTATAAACACAGGCACTTTCCCAGGAACACCAGCTGTTAGGCTTATTGGAGACTGCCATTTCCTTCACCGATTGTGTCAACTTTTGCTTTTCTGCTTTTTGTTTTGGCGAACACAAGTACCACGTTTGTATGGCAGTTCTCAAAGAAATGCTGATTCAGCTGCACAAAAACCTCAGCCTAATAATTCAGGCAGAGTAGAAGAATCTAACTCTGTCCCTGCGAAACCAGGGTCAGCGATGATTAGAGGAGAAGAAGCACAGGGTCCAAGAGCTGGCCAGTTGGCTGCAGCAGCAAAAGGACCGGAAGAAGTTCCATCCAGCCGGTCAAGGCTGGGTTCTGGCAATGCGGGTCAAGGATATACATTTGAGGAG GTGAGGGTACTTTTTCGCATACTGATGGATCTCTGCAGGCGAACAGCAGGTCTAGCACATCCATTACCTGTTTCTCAGGTTGGGAGTAGCAACATTCAGGTTCGGCTTCATTACATTGATGGGAACTACACTGTTCTGCCAGAGGTCGTGGAGGCATCTCTTGGTCCACATATGCAG TTTATGCCACGTCCCAGAGGTGCTGATGCTGCAGGTTTGCTACTGCGTGAGTTGGAACTTCATCCTCCTGCTGAAGAATGGCACCGGAAGAACATGTTTGGTGGCCCATGGTCTGATCCTGAGGATATTGGTCCTGTCAATGATAGTGTAAGGCTAAGCCCTTCAGCAGATTTACATGATGGGACCTCATCAGAAAACTGTGATGTCTATTATGGAGCCCATGGCTTGTGGCCAAGGAAGCGCAGGATGTCTGAAAGGGATGCTGCTTTTGGGTTAAACACTTCAGTGGGTCTTGGAGCGTATCTTGGTATAATGGGATCTCGTAGGGATGTTGTAACGGCTGTTTGGAAAACTGGACTTGAAGGAGTTTGGTACAAG TGTATAAGATGCTTGCGGCAGACATCAGCTTTTGATCTACCACGTGCTACCTCCACTGGTAATCAGAATGAGAGGGCAGTTTGGTGGATCAGCCGATGGGCACATGGCTGCCCAATGTGTGGTGGAACATGGGTCCGAGTTGTATAG
- the LOC113760665 gene encoding mediator of RNA polymerase II transcription subunit 16 isoform X2 — protein MNDSNPSPHPSKDSAAAAPAPEEEEEEEEESSSSAITIISASVSVEASKGPAEKPEITAGEEEPQPMAVSEKEAAAVAGPPDDHMDVDNVSPATVFCIKLKQPRSNLLHKMSVPELCRYFSAVAWCGKLNAIACASETCARIPSSNANPPFWIPIHIVIPERPTECAVFNVVADSPRDLVQFMEWSPTSCPRALLIANFHGRITIWTQPSQGPACIVRDASSWHLEYEWRQDIAVATKWLSGVSPYRWLSSRSANSAKSTFEEKFLSQQPEAPAGWPNFLCVCSVFSSGSVQLHWSQWPPTQSGTPSKWFCTSKGLLGAGPSGIMAADAIITDSGAMHVAGVPIVNPSTVVVWEVTAGPWNGFQASPKASVGNGVPPSVNPPSWDGFAPLAAYLFSWQEYLLLEAKQGRKYTEQDYNEMVTLHCSPVSNFSAYVSPEAAGQSASATTTWGSGVTAVAFDPTRGGSVIAVVIVEGQYMSPYDPDEGPSVTGWRVQRWEATVENVVLHPIFGNPSSTFGGEAPKQTVWVNKGMKCTPATNDFRSPQTAAAVPSPDGRNSSDPGVEVTKTVGFDHFDLPSDVRTLARIVYSSHGGEIAVAFLRGGVNVFSGASFTHVDKYQIDVGAAIAAPAFSSTSCCSASVWHDTSKDCTMLKIIRVLPPATSSSQLKANSVTWERAIAERFWWSLLVGVDWWDAIGCTQSAAEDGIVSLNSVIAVLDADFHSLPSTHHRQQYGPSLDRIKCRLLEGTNAQEVRAMVLDMQARLLLDMLGKDPEAMAVEPALVPIIQAYVDAVLDLASHFITRLRRYASFCRTLASHAVTAGTGGSRNMVTSPTQSSASPTATQGAQGGTASSTGSTQMQAWVQGAIAKISSTADTVPNSAPNPISGPSSFMPISINTGTFPGTPAVRLIGDCHFLHRLCQLLLFCFLFWRTQVPRLYGSSQRNADSAAQKPQPNNSGRVEESNSVPAKPGSAMIRGEEAQGPRAGQLAAAAKGPEEVPSSRSRLGSGNAGQGYTFEEVRVLFRILMDLCRRTAGLAHPLPVSQVGSSNIQVRLHYIDGNYTVLPEVVEASLGPHMQFMPRPRGADAAGLLLRELELHPPAEEWHRKNMFGGPWSDPEDIGPVNDSVRLSPSADLHDGTSSENCDVYYGAHGLWPRKRRMSERDAAFGLNTSVGLGAYLGIMGSRRDVVTAVWKTGLEGVWYKCIRCLRQTSAFDLPRATSTGNQNERAVWWISRWAHGCPMCGGTWVRVV, from the exons ATGAATGATTCAAACCCTTCTCCACATCCCTCCAAGGACTCTGCTGCTGCTGCTCCTGCTcctgaagaggaagaagaagaagaagaagagtccTCGTCTTCTGCTATTACTATTATTTCTGCTTCGGTTTCTGTAGAAGCTTCCAAGGGTCCCGCCGAGAAGCCTGAAATTACAGCCGGAGAGGAAGAACCGCAGCCCATGGCGGTGTCGGAGAAGGAGGCCGCTGCGGTGGCAGGACCCCCGGATGATCATATGGACGTGGATAACGTGAGTCCGGCGACTGTTTTTTGTATTAAGCTGAAGCAGCCGAGGTCTAATTTGCTTCATAAAATGAGCGTTCCCGAGCTTTGTCGTTATTTCAG CGCTGTTGCTTGGTGCGGTAAGCTTAATGCAATAGCATGTGCATCGGAAACTTGTGCCAGAATCCCAAG TTCAAACGCAAATCCTCCATTTTGGATTCCTATACATATAGTGATCCCAGAGCGACCAACTGAGTGTGCAGTATTCAATGTTGTAGCAG ATTCTCCTCGAGACTTGGTTCAGTTTATGGAATGGTCTCCTACATCCTGCCCTCGAGCGTTGCTCATAGCGAATTTTCATGGGAGGATAACCATCTGGACCCAACCTTCTCAA GGTCCAGCCTGTATAGTAAGAGATGCTAGCAGCTGGCATCTGGAATATGAGTGGCGTCAGGATATAGCAGTAGCTACAAAATGGTTGTCAGGTGTTTCTCCG TATAGGTGGCTATCATCGAGATCTGCTAATTCAGCAAAGTCAACTTTTGAGGAAAAATTTCTTTCCCAGCAGCCAGAAGCTCCAG CTGGTTGGCCAAATTTCCTGTGTGTGTGCTCTGTCTTCTCATCTGGATCTGTTCAGCTCCATTGGAGTCAGTGGCCGCCCACTCAAAGTGGTACACCATCAAAGTGGTTTTGCACAAGCAAAGGGCTCTTGGGAGCTGGGCCGAGTGGCATTATGGCAGCTGATGCTATTATAACAGATTCTGGAGCCATGCATGTGGCAGGTGTTCCCATTGTTAACCCATCAACTGTTGTTGTTTGGGAGGTGACTGCTGGCCCTTGGAATGGATTTCAAGCTTCTCCAAAGGCTAGTGTAGGTAATGGTGTTCCACCATCAGTGAATCCTCCTTCATGGGATGGTTTTGCCCCCTTGGCTGCATACCTGTTCAGTTGGCAGGAGTATTTACTGCTAGAAGCTAAGCAAGGGAGAAAATACACTGAGCAAGACTATAATGAGATGGTGACACTTCATTGTTCACCAGTTTCAAACTTTTCTGCATATGTCAGTCCTGAAGCTGCAGGGCAATCTGCTTCTGCTACCACCACATGGGGTTCTGGTGTCACTGCTGTCGCATTTGATCCAACTCGTGGTGGTTCTGTAATAGCTGTCGTGATAGTTGAAG GGCAATACATGTCCCCATATGATCCAGATGAGGGTCCCTCGGTCACAGGATGGAGAGTTCAACGTTGGGAGGCGACCGTTGAGAATGTTGTCCTCCATCCTATATTTGGAAATCCTTCTTCTACTTTTGGTGGTGAGGCACCAAAGCAGACAGTTTGGGTGAACAAAGGAATGAAGTGTACTCCAGCAACAAATGATTTCAGAAGTCCTCAAACAGCTGCTGCTGTGCCTTCTCCTGATGGAAGAAATTCATCTGACCCTGGTGTTGAGGTGACAAAAACAGTGGGTTTTGACCACTTTGATTTGCCAAGTGATGTTAGAACACTTGCTCGTATTGTTTATTCCTCTCATGGTGGTGAGATTGCGGTAGCTTTTCTACGAGGTGGCGTGAATGTCTTCTCAGGTGCAAGCTTTACACATGTTGATAAGTACCAGATTGATGTTGGTGCTGCAATTGCTGCTCCTGCCTTCTCTTCTACTAGTTGTTGTTCAGCTTCTGTCTGGCATGATACAAGCAAGGATTGCACCATGTTGAAAATCATTCGTGTTCTTCCTCCTGCTACTTCAAGTAGTCAACTTAAAGCTAACTCTGTGACCTGGGAACGAGCAATTGCTGAGAG ATTTTGGTGGAGTCTTTTAGTGGGGGTTGACTGGTGGGATGCTATAGGCTGCACTCAAAGTGCAGCTGAGGATGGAATTG TGTCATTGAACAGTGTTATTGCTGTGTTGGATGCTGATTTCCACTCTCTTCCTTCCACTCACCACCGACAGCAATATGGACCT AGTCTAGACAGGATCAAATGTAGGCTTCTAGAAGGTACAAATGCACAAGAAGTCAGGGCAATGGTACTTGACATGCAAGCAAGGTTGTTGCTAGATATGCTTGGCAAAG ATCCTGAGGCAATGGCTGTTGAACCAGCACTCGTCCCAATCATCCAG GCTTATGTGGATGCAGTACTTGATCTTGCATCCCACTTCATCACGCGGTTGCGGCGTTATGCTAGTTTCTGCCGTACATTGGCAAGTCATGCTGTTACTGCTGGCACTGGAGGGAGCCGGAATATGGTAACTAGTCCCACCCAAAGTTCTGCTTCTCCTACTGCGACTCAGG GAGCTCAGGGTGGCACTGCTAGTTCCACCGGAAGTACCCAGATGCAAGCTTGGGTTCAAGGAGCCATTGCAAAGATTAGTAGTACTGCTGATACAGTACCAAATTCAGCCCCAAATCCCATAAGTGGCCCTTCAAGTTTTATGCCTATAAGTATAAACACAGGCACTTTCCCAGGAACACCAGCTGTTAGGCTTATTGGAGACTGCCATTTCCTTCACCGATTGTGTCAACTTTTGCTTTTCTGCTTTTTGTTTTGGCGAACACAAGTACCACGTTTGTATGGCAGTTCTCAAAGAAATGCTGATTCAGCTGCACAAAAACCTCAGCCTAATAATTCAGGCAGAGTAGAAGAATCTAACTCTGTCCCTGCGAAACCAGGGTCAGCGATGATTAGAGGAGAAGAAGCACAGGGTCCAAGAGCTGGCCAGTTGGCTGCAGCAGCAAAAGGACCGGAAGAAGTTCCATCCAGCCGGTCAAGGCTGGGTTCTGGCAATGCGGGTCAAGGATATACATTTGAGGAG GTGAGGGTACTTTTTCGCATACTGATGGATCTCTGCAGGCGAACAGCAGGTCTAGCACATCCATTACCTGTTTCTCAGGTTGGGAGTAGCAACATTCAGGTTCGGCTTCATTACATTGATGGGAACTACACTGTTCTGCCAGAGGTCGTGGAGGCATCTCTTGGTCCACATATGCAG TTTATGCCACGTCCCAGAGGTGCTGATGCTGCAGGTTTGCTACTGCGTGAGTTGGAACTTCATCCTCCTGCTGAAGAATGGCACCGGAAGAACATGTTTGGTGGCCCATGGTCTGATCCTGAGGATATTGGTCCTGTCAATGATAGTGTAAGGCTAAGCCCTTCAGCAGATTTACATGATGGGACCTCATCAGAAAACTGTGATGTCTATTATGGAGCCCATGGCTTGTGGCCAAGGAAGCGCAGGATGTCTGAAAGGGATGCTGCTTTTGGGTTAAACACTTCAGTGGGTCTTGGAGCGTATCTTGGTATAATGGGATCTCGTAGGGATGTTGTAACGGCTGTTTGGAAAACTGGACTTGAAGGAGTTTGGTACAAG TGTATAAGATGCTTGCGGCAGACATCAGCTTTTGATCTACCACGTGCTACCTCCACTGGTAATCAGAATGAGAGGGCAGTTTGGTGGATCAGCCGATGGGCACATGGCTGCCCAATGTGTGGTGGAACATGGGTCCGAGTTGTATAG
- the LOC113760665 gene encoding mediator of RNA polymerase II transcription subunit 16 isoform X1 translates to MNDSNPSPHPSKDSAAAAPAPEEEEEEEEESSSSAITIISASVSVEASKGPAEKPEITAGEEEPQPMAVSEKEAAAVAGPPDDHMDVDNVSPATVFCIKLKQPRSNLLHKMSVPELCRYFSAVAWCGKLNAIACASETCARIPSSNANPPFWIPIHIVIPERPTECAVFNVVADSPRDLVQFMEWSPTSCPRALLIANFHGRITIWTQPSQGPACIVRDASSWHLEYEWRQDIAVATKWLSGVSPYRWLSSRSANSAKSTFEEKFLSQQPEAPAGWPNFLCVCSVFSSGSVQLHWSQWPPTQSGTPSKWFCTSKGLLGAGPSGIMAADAIITDSGAMHVAGVPIVNPSTVVVWEVTAGPWNGFQASPKASVGNGVPPSVNPPSWDGFAPLAAYLFSWQEYLLLEAKQGRKYTEQDYNEMVTLHCSPVSNFSAYVSPEAAGQSASATTTWGSGVTAVAFDPTRGGSVIAVVIVEGQYMSPYDPDEGPSVTGWRVQRWEATVENVVLHPIFGNPSSTFGGEAPKQTVWVNKGMKCTPATNDFRSPQTAAAVPSPDGRNSSDPGVEVTKTVGFDHFDLPSDVRTLARIVYSSHGGEIAVAFLRGGVNVFSGASFTHVDKYQIDVGAAIAAPAFSSTSCCSASVWHDTSKDCTMLKIIRVLPPATSSSQLKANSVTWERAIAERFWWSLLVGVDWWDAIGCTQSAAEDGIVSLNSVIAVLDADFHSLPSTHHRQQYGPSLDRIKCRLLEGTNAQEVRAMVLDMQARLLLDMLGKGIESALVNPSALLSEPWHASGEALSVLDPEAMAVEPALVPIIQAYVDAVLDLASHFITRLRRYASFCRTLASHAVTAGTGGSRNMVTSPTQSSASPTATQGAQGGTASSTGSTQMQAWVQGAIAKISSTADTVPNSAPNPISGPSSFMPISINTGTFPGTPAVRLIGDCHFLHRLCQLLLFCFLFWRTQVPRLYGSSQRNADSAAQKPQPNNSGRVEESNSVPAKPGSAMIRGEEAQGPRAGQLAAAAKGPEEVPSSRSRLGSGNAGQGYTFEEVRVLFRILMDLCRRTAGLAHPLPVSQVGSSNIQVRLHYIDGNYTVLPEVVEASLGPHMQFMPRPRGADAAGLLLRELELHPPAEEWHRKNMFGGPWSDPEDIGPVNDSVRLSPSADLHDGTSSENCDVYYGAHGLWPRKRRMSERDAAFGLNTSVGLGAYLGIMGSRRDVVTAVWKTGLEGVWYKCIRCLRQTSAFDLPRATSTGNQNERAVWWISRWAHGCPMCGGTWVRVV, encoded by the exons ATGAATGATTCAAACCCTTCTCCACATCCCTCCAAGGACTCTGCTGCTGCTGCTCCTGCTcctgaagaggaagaagaagaagaagaagagtccTCGTCTTCTGCTATTACTATTATTTCTGCTTCGGTTTCTGTAGAAGCTTCCAAGGGTCCCGCCGAGAAGCCTGAAATTACAGCCGGAGAGGAAGAACCGCAGCCCATGGCGGTGTCGGAGAAGGAGGCCGCTGCGGTGGCAGGACCCCCGGATGATCATATGGACGTGGATAACGTGAGTCCGGCGACTGTTTTTTGTATTAAGCTGAAGCAGCCGAGGTCTAATTTGCTTCATAAAATGAGCGTTCCCGAGCTTTGTCGTTATTTCAG CGCTGTTGCTTGGTGCGGTAAGCTTAATGCAATAGCATGTGCATCGGAAACTTGTGCCAGAATCCCAAG TTCAAACGCAAATCCTCCATTTTGGATTCCTATACATATAGTGATCCCAGAGCGACCAACTGAGTGTGCAGTATTCAATGTTGTAGCAG ATTCTCCTCGAGACTTGGTTCAGTTTATGGAATGGTCTCCTACATCCTGCCCTCGAGCGTTGCTCATAGCGAATTTTCATGGGAGGATAACCATCTGGACCCAACCTTCTCAA GGTCCAGCCTGTATAGTAAGAGATGCTAGCAGCTGGCATCTGGAATATGAGTGGCGTCAGGATATAGCAGTAGCTACAAAATGGTTGTCAGGTGTTTCTCCG TATAGGTGGCTATCATCGAGATCTGCTAATTCAGCAAAGTCAACTTTTGAGGAAAAATTTCTTTCCCAGCAGCCAGAAGCTCCAG CTGGTTGGCCAAATTTCCTGTGTGTGTGCTCTGTCTTCTCATCTGGATCTGTTCAGCTCCATTGGAGTCAGTGGCCGCCCACTCAAAGTGGTACACCATCAAAGTGGTTTTGCACAAGCAAAGGGCTCTTGGGAGCTGGGCCGAGTGGCATTATGGCAGCTGATGCTATTATAACAGATTCTGGAGCCATGCATGTGGCAGGTGTTCCCATTGTTAACCCATCAACTGTTGTTGTTTGGGAGGTGACTGCTGGCCCTTGGAATGGATTTCAAGCTTCTCCAAAGGCTAGTGTAGGTAATGGTGTTCCACCATCAGTGAATCCTCCTTCATGGGATGGTTTTGCCCCCTTGGCTGCATACCTGTTCAGTTGGCAGGAGTATTTACTGCTAGAAGCTAAGCAAGGGAGAAAATACACTGAGCAAGACTATAATGAGATGGTGACACTTCATTGTTCACCAGTTTCAAACTTTTCTGCATATGTCAGTCCTGAAGCTGCAGGGCAATCTGCTTCTGCTACCACCACATGGGGTTCTGGTGTCACTGCTGTCGCATTTGATCCAACTCGTGGTGGTTCTGTAATAGCTGTCGTGATAGTTGAAG GGCAATACATGTCCCCATATGATCCAGATGAGGGTCCCTCGGTCACAGGATGGAGAGTTCAACGTTGGGAGGCGACCGTTGAGAATGTTGTCCTCCATCCTATATTTGGAAATCCTTCTTCTACTTTTGGTGGTGAGGCACCAAAGCAGACAGTTTGGGTGAACAAAGGAATGAAGTGTACTCCAGCAACAAATGATTTCAGAAGTCCTCAAACAGCTGCTGCTGTGCCTTCTCCTGATGGAAGAAATTCATCTGACCCTGGTGTTGAGGTGACAAAAACAGTGGGTTTTGACCACTTTGATTTGCCAAGTGATGTTAGAACACTTGCTCGTATTGTTTATTCCTCTCATGGTGGTGAGATTGCGGTAGCTTTTCTACGAGGTGGCGTGAATGTCTTCTCAGGTGCAAGCTTTACACATGTTGATAAGTACCAGATTGATGTTGGTGCTGCAATTGCTGCTCCTGCCTTCTCTTCTACTAGTTGTTGTTCAGCTTCTGTCTGGCATGATACAAGCAAGGATTGCACCATGTTGAAAATCATTCGTGTTCTTCCTCCTGCTACTTCAAGTAGTCAACTTAAAGCTAACTCTGTGACCTGGGAACGAGCAATTGCTGAGAG ATTTTGGTGGAGTCTTTTAGTGGGGGTTGACTGGTGGGATGCTATAGGCTGCACTCAAAGTGCAGCTGAGGATGGAATTG TGTCATTGAACAGTGTTATTGCTGTGTTGGATGCTGATTTCCACTCTCTTCCTTCCACTCACCACCGACAGCAATATGGACCT AGTCTAGACAGGATCAAATGTAGGCTTCTAGAAGGTACAAATGCACAAGAAGTCAGGGCAATGGTACTTGACATGCAAGCAAGGTTGTTGCTAGATATGCTTGGCAAAGGTATTGAATCGGCTTTAGTAAATCCTTCAGCTTTGCTATCTGAACCATGGCATGCATCTGGTGAGGCATTATCTGTTTTAGATCCTGAGGCAATGGCTGTTGAACCAGCACTCGTCCCAATCATCCAG GCTTATGTGGATGCAGTACTTGATCTTGCATCCCACTTCATCACGCGGTTGCGGCGTTATGCTAGTTTCTGCCGTACATTGGCAAGTCATGCTGTTACTGCTGGCACTGGAGGGAGCCGGAATATGGTAACTAGTCCCACCCAAAGTTCTGCTTCTCCTACTGCGACTCAGG GAGCTCAGGGTGGCACTGCTAGTTCCACCGGAAGTACCCAGATGCAAGCTTGGGTTCAAGGAGCCATTGCAAAGATTAGTAGTACTGCTGATACAGTACCAAATTCAGCCCCAAATCCCATAAGTGGCCCTTCAAGTTTTATGCCTATAAGTATAAACACAGGCACTTTCCCAGGAACACCAGCTGTTAGGCTTATTGGAGACTGCCATTTCCTTCACCGATTGTGTCAACTTTTGCTTTTCTGCTTTTTGTTTTGGCGAACACAAGTACCACGTTTGTATGGCAGTTCTCAAAGAAATGCTGATTCAGCTGCACAAAAACCTCAGCCTAATAATTCAGGCAGAGTAGAAGAATCTAACTCTGTCCCTGCGAAACCAGGGTCAGCGATGATTAGAGGAGAAGAAGCACAGGGTCCAAGAGCTGGCCAGTTGGCTGCAGCAGCAAAAGGACCGGAAGAAGTTCCATCCAGCCGGTCAAGGCTGGGTTCTGGCAATGCGGGTCAAGGATATACATTTGAGGAG GTGAGGGTACTTTTTCGCATACTGATGGATCTCTGCAGGCGAACAGCAGGTCTAGCACATCCATTACCTGTTTCTCAGGTTGGGAGTAGCAACATTCAGGTTCGGCTTCATTACATTGATGGGAACTACACTGTTCTGCCAGAGGTCGTGGAGGCATCTCTTGGTCCACATATGCAG TTTATGCCACGTCCCAGAGGTGCTGATGCTGCAGGTTTGCTACTGCGTGAGTTGGAACTTCATCCTCCTGCTGAAGAATGGCACCGGAAGAACATGTTTGGTGGCCCATGGTCTGATCCTGAGGATATTGGTCCTGTCAATGATAGTGTAAGGCTAAGCCCTTCAGCAGATTTACATGATGGGACCTCATCAGAAAACTGTGATGTCTATTATGGAGCCCATGGCTTGTGGCCAAGGAAGCGCAGGATGTCTGAAAGGGATGCTGCTTTTGGGTTAAACACTTCAGTGGGTCTTGGAGCGTATCTTGGTATAATGGGATCTCGTAGGGATGTTGTAACGGCTGTTTGGAAAACTGGACTTGAAGGAGTTTGGTACAAG TGTATAAGATGCTTGCGGCAGACATCAGCTTTTGATCTACCACGTGCTACCTCCACTGGTAATCAGAATGAGAGGGCAGTTTGGTGGATCAGCCGATGGGCACATGGCTGCCCAATGTGTGGTGGAACATGGGTCCGAGTTGTATAG